The following coding sequences are from one Verrucomicrobiia bacterium window:
- a CDS encoding class I SAM-dependent methyltransferase, whose protein sequence is MSKTQMLFLTLCAFLAGAMTLAAADARPTDAEREKMLKEFKRIPLNTTEGDAMFLRVLVQSRNAQRGVEVGSATGYGAVQMGIGFERTGGKLITVDIDPKMVAATRENLKKFGLEKTVTVVEGDALQVLPKLEGTFDFVFIDALKRDYLKYFKALEPKLRKGAVIVADNVIKSEREMTDFLAYFKDNPNYDSVTIRASMEKDDGMLVIFKVR, encoded by the coding sequence ATGAGCAAAACGCAGATGCTATTTTTGACCTTGTGTGCTTTTCTGGCGGGAGCCATGACCCTGGCAGCGGCGGATGCCCGTCCCACCGATGCTGAACGCGAGAAGATGTTGAAAGAGTTCAAACGCATCCCCTTGAACACCACGGAAGGCGACGCGATGTTTCTGCGCGTCCTGGTGCAGTCGCGCAATGCCCAGCGCGGGGTGGAGGTCGGCTCGGCCACCGGTTACGGCGCCGTGCAGATGGGGATTGGTTTTGAGCGGACAGGTGGCAAATTAATCACGGTGGACATTGATCCCAAAATGGTGGCGGCCACCCGGGAAAACTTGAAAAAGTTTGGCTTGGAAAAGACCGTAACCGTGGTGGAGGGCGATGCTTTGCAGGTGCTGCCCAAATTGGAGGGCACGTTTGATTTCGTGTTTATTGACGCTCTTAAACGGGATTATTTGAAGTATTTCAAGGCCTTGGAGCCCAAATTGCGTAAGGGCGCGGTCATCGTGGCGGACAATGTCATCAAAAGCGAACGCGAAATGACCGATTTTCTGGCCTACTTCAAGGATAATCCTAATTATGATTCCGTGACCATCCGGGCCTCGATGGAAAAAGATGACGGGATGCTGGTGATCTTCAAGGTGCGTTAA
- a CDS encoding ATP-binding protein: MKADLNFGLENATWPAFAVDAQGVIRRASQGCTALFGSLLESAYLSSIWGPGNELSAEQFLARLERGIPSQNQLRLRIRGGGVATLNVLICHTVRDGQKYFIFQLPPEVAAGRPERESQSAADLALAHKQKLDCALQLTRTVALDFNNALTSILVHISHILDQMDPAHPWRGSLVEAEKAAEKASEIANDLAAFSRQEKDSRSQTVGNLNMLLRRAMELFQKPGTAPNIQWKAEFESHPFTATYDEAKMQQALVKILENAVQALTPDGGSITVSTRNLELREATHDQGVQLSPGAYLVIEVKDDGPGIPAEVLPRVFEPFFTTKKGHRGLGLAWVYGIITNHGGSVAISSTPGAGTSVRVYLPASKRVIRDTLIDKAALRGNETILMVDDEDLVLTMAQMVLSSFGYRVLTANCGEKALEIVQNASEKIDLVITDLVMPRMGGRELIEHLRRISPDLRIIYSSGFVRPATEDEEFYLQKPFTSKELLAKVRHVLSL, encoded by the coding sequence ATGAAAGCGGACCTTAATTTTGGATTAGAGAATGCCACCTGGCCGGCCTTCGCGGTGGATGCCCAGGGGGTCATCCGCCGTGCCAGCCAGGGGTGCACTGCCTTGTTCGGCAGCCTGCTGGAATCGGCCTACCTCTCTTCCATTTGGGGTCCGGGCAATGAATTGTCAGCCGAGCAATTCCTGGCCCGCCTGGAGCGGGGTATTCCTTCGCAGAACCAATTGCGTTTGCGCATCCGCGGGGGCGGTGTGGCCACGCTCAATGTGCTCATTTGTCACACCGTCAGGGACGGCCAAAAATACTTCATCTTCCAGCTTCCCCCCGAAGTCGCGGCCGGCCGTCCAGAGCGCGAAAGCCAGTCTGCTGCTGATTTGGCCCTGGCTCACAAACAGAAACTGGATTGCGCCCTGCAATTGACCCGCACGGTGGCGTTGGATTTTAACAATGCGCTGACCAGCATCCTGGTGCACATCAGCCACATTCTGGATCAGATGGATCCGGCGCATCCCTGGCGGGGCAGCCTGGTGGAGGCGGAAAAGGCGGCGGAAAAAGCTTCGGAAATTGCCAATGACTTGGCCGCCTTCAGCCGCCAGGAGAAAGACAGCCGCAGCCAGACGGTGGGCAACCTGAACATGCTGCTCCGGCGGGCCATGGAGTTATTCCAAAAGCCTGGCACCGCCCCCAACATTCAATGGAAGGCCGAATTCGAGTCGCATCCCTTCACCGCCACCTACGACGAGGCAAAAATGCAGCAGGCGCTGGTGAAGATTCTGGAAAATGCCGTACAGGCCCTCACCCCGGATGGCGGCTCCATCACCGTGAGCACCCGCAATCTGGAATTGCGCGAGGCCACCCATGACCAGGGCGTGCAACTGTCGCCGGGCGCCTACCTCGTAATTGAAGTGAAAGATGACGGGCCGGGCATTCCCGCGGAGGTGCTGCCGCGGGTGTTCGAGCCGTTTTTCACCACCAAAAAGGGCCATCGGGGACTGGGGCTGGCGTGGGTGTATGGCATCATTACCAATCATGGCGGCAGCGTGGCCATCTCCAGCACCCCCGGGGCAGGGACCTCCGTGCGCGTCTATCTGCCGGCCAGCAAACGGGTCATTCGCGATACCCTCATTGATAAAGCCGCCCTCCGTGGCAACGAGACCATCTTGATGGTGGACGATGAGGACCTGGTGCTGACGATGGCGCAAATGGTGCTCTCCTCCTTTGGTTATCGGGTGTTGACCGCGAATTGCGGGGAGAAAGCCCTGGAGATTGTACAAAACGCCAGTGAAAAGATTGATCTGGTCATTACCGACCTGGTCATGCCGCGCATGGGCGGGCGGGAGCTGATCGAACACCTGCGCCGCATCTCCCCGGATTTGCGCATCATCTACTCCAGCGGCTTTGTGCGGCCGGCCACGGAGGACGAGGAGTTTTATTTGCAAAAACCCTTCACCAGCAAGGAATTGCTGGCCAAGGTGCGGCACGTGCTCTCGCTTTAA
- a CDS encoding carbon-nitrogen hydrolase family protein — translation MSTTFRLAMIQMHVMPGDKAGNLARACHWLREARRQGAEMAVMPEAFTTGWTHPAAREAAEEIPQGETSALLCRMARELGLYVCAGLVERAGDQLYNSAILVHPEGRVLLHHRKINELDIAHELYGLGDRLQVTPTPFGRLGLMICADGFAPGLALSRALGLMGADVILSPCAWAVPADHDPRREPYGRLWRESYGPVAREFGLWIAGVSNVGPITAGPWAGRKCIGSSMLVRPDGEVALQGPYGVEAEALLTATIRVAARPRPWFDPSMAK, via the coding sequence ATGAGCACCACTTTCCGCCTGGCCATGATTCAAATGCATGTCATGCCGGGGGACAAAGCCGGCAACCTTGCCCGGGCCTGCCATTGGCTGCGTGAAGCCCGCCGACAGGGCGCCGAGATGGCCGTTATGCCGGAGGCCTTCACCACGGGTTGGACTCATCCGGCAGCCAGAGAAGCCGCTGAGGAAATCCCCCAAGGGGAGACCAGCGCGCTTTTATGCCGGATGGCCCGGGAACTGGGCCTTTATGTCTGTGCAGGGCTGGTGGAGCGTGCTGGTGATCAACTGTACAACAGTGCCATCCTTGTTCATCCAGAAGGCCGCGTGCTGTTGCATCATCGCAAAATCAACGAGCTGGATATTGCCCATGAGCTATACGGGTTGGGCGACCGGCTACAGGTGACCCCGACACCTTTCGGGCGCCTTGGGTTGATGATTTGCGCCGATGGCTTCGCCCCGGGGCTGGCGCTCAGCCGGGCTTTGGGGTTGATGGGAGCGGACGTCATCCTCAGCCCCTGCGCCTGGGCAGTGCCGGCGGATCATGATCCCCGGCGCGAGCCGTACGGACGTCTCTGGCGCGAAAGCTACGGGCCTGTCGCCAGGGAGTTCGGTTTGTGGATCGCGGGCGTAAGCAACGTCGGCCCCATTACGGCCGGACCTTGGGCCGGGCGAAAATGTATTGGATCTTCCATGCTGGTGCGGCCGGATGGGGAGGTGGCATTGCAAGGCCCCTATGGTGTGGAAGCGGAAGCCCTGCTGACAGCCACAATCCGGGTTGCCGCCCGTCCAAGGCCCTGGTTTGACCCCTCCATGGCGAAGTAA
- a CDS encoding hemolysin family protein, translating into MKPPIFLFPGSLVGDSGAMVYVVCVTLLLCAAASFFFAAAEAALFSLGRWRVRQMAATQPEQGRLIGRLLEAPQDLLATMALGNTLCNALMVALVAGSGVEWRAPTWLALAALLVLLLLGCELVPKTLAVREPERWALRVATPMHWLMRVTRPFRQLARWLNRGILAAAARRSIVPTAGITDEEYRELVEMACQQGTLGASEKEIILQIIGLDRRTVGEVMKPRSRMAAISDDATREEMLEAARRHRHQRLPIYDESPDTIVGILNTRTLLLNPDVDLAEAVEFPSFVPASMNLLHLFKSLQRQRRGLAIVLDEFGGTAGIVTMEDILEAIVGDLRNEGEATGFVMEKLGPHRWRVNGTMRLEDFQRECPELGDYPGVETLGGLVVALREVVPAVGEIVEYHGLRLTVTAADERRVRELLIERLHPNRGKGGQS; encoded by the coding sequence ATGAAGCCGCCAATTTTTCTTTTTCCCGGCTCGCTGGTGGGCGATAGTGGGGCCATGGTCTATGTGGTTTGCGTCACATTGCTGCTGTGCGCGGCCGCCAGTTTCTTTTTTGCCGCGGCGGAGGCGGCGCTGTTCAGCCTGGGCCGCTGGAGGGTGCGGCAGATGGCTGCGACGCAGCCGGAGCAGGGGCGGCTGATCGGCCGGCTGTTGGAGGCCCCGCAGGATTTGCTGGCGACCATGGCGCTGGGCAACACCTTGTGCAACGCTCTCATGGTGGCCCTGGTGGCTGGCTCGGGCGTGGAATGGCGGGCGCCCACCTGGCTGGCTTTGGCGGCCTTGCTGGTTCTTCTGCTCCTGGGCTGCGAACTGGTTCCCAAGACCTTGGCGGTGCGCGAGCCGGAAAGGTGGGCCTTGCGTGTGGCAACGCCGATGCACTGGCTCATGCGGGTGACGCGGCCTTTCCGGCAACTGGCCCGCTGGCTCAACCGCGGCATTCTGGCCGCCGCCGCCCGGCGCTCGATTGTGCCCACCGCCGGCATCACCGATGAGGAATATCGGGAGCTGGTGGAAATGGCTTGCCAGCAAGGCACGCTGGGCGCGTCGGAAAAGGAAATCATTCTGCAAATCATCGGCCTCGACCGGCGCACCGTGGGAGAGGTGATGAAGCCACGCAGCCGCATGGCGGCCATTTCGGATGACGCCACGCGCGAGGAGATGCTCGAGGCGGCCCGGCGGCATCGCCATCAGCGCCTGCCGATTTACGATGAATCACCCGATACCATTGTCGGCATTTTGAACACCCGCACCCTGCTCCTCAATCCCGACGTGGATTTGGCGGAGGCGGTTGAGTTTCCCTCGTTCGTGCCGGCGAGCATGAATTTGCTGCATCTTTTCAAAAGCCTGCAACGCCAGCGCCGCGGGCTGGCCATTGTGCTGGATGAATTCGGCGGCACGGCGGGCATCGTGACGATGGAGGATATCCTGGAGGCCATTGTGGGCGACTTGCGCAATGAGGGGGAGGCAACCGGATTTGTCATGGAAAAACTGGGGCCGCATCGCTGGCGGGTCAATGGCACGATGCGGCTGGAGGATTTTCAACGGGAATGCCCTGAATTGGGCGATTATCCGGGTGTGGAAACGCTGGGGGGGCTGGTAGTGGCCTTGCGTGAAGTGGTGCCCGCGGTGGGGGAAATCGTGGAGTACCACGGTCTCCGGTTGACTGTCACGGCGGCCGATGAGCGGCGCGTGCGCGAGCTGCTCATCGAGCGGTTGCACCCCAACCGGGGGAAAGGAGGCCAGTCATGA
- a CDS encoding CNNM domain-containing protein produces MSTGALLALLALTLAASFLFSGMEAGVLGLNRLRLRQLQRQGNRRAQWLQAWLEQPEPFLWTILVGNTLANFGAAVLWVLLWQRGLAGLDWPPLARQILFWLGFLAGVFVFFYGLCDLLPKVMFRLFPTRLCLLLAPLFNVARGLLAPLVKLVTWLAEGLAQRSGGRRFTGRLFASRDELRYFVEEHASSLTTEERAMIQRVLDLQNRRVRQLAIPLSEAVTTEAQVPLREALHQCREHGVSRLPVWQGEGQARRVAGILSLRAVLYRSDLNPDKPVKDYLRPAMYLDEDLSLEAALGRMQRAGERVAIVLDARQREVGVIFLQDILRAIFGEVQL; encoded by the coding sequence ATGAGCACCGGTGCCTTGCTGGCTTTGCTGGCCCTGACGCTGGCGGCCTCATTTCTGTTCTCCGGCATGGAGGCGGGCGTGCTGGGATTGAACCGCCTTCGGCTGCGGCAGCTCCAGCGCCAGGGCAACCGCCGGGCCCAATGGTTGCAGGCATGGCTGGAGCAGCCGGAACCATTTTTGTGGACGATCCTGGTTGGCAATACGCTGGCCAATTTCGGCGCCGCGGTGTTGTGGGTGCTTCTGTGGCAACGCGGCCTGGCCGGCCTCGACTGGCCGCCGCTGGCGCGGCAAATCCTCTTCTGGCTGGGGTTCCTGGCGGGGGTGTTTGTGTTCTTTTATGGTTTGTGCGATCTCCTGCCCAAGGTCATGTTCCGGCTGTTCCCCACGCGGTTGTGCCTGCTGCTGGCGCCCCTCTTCAATGTCGCCCGCGGCCTGCTGGCACCTCTGGTCAAGCTGGTGACCTGGCTGGCCGAAGGGCTGGCCCAACGTTCCGGCGGCCGCCGGTTCACAGGACGGCTGTTTGCCAGCCGGGATGAATTGCGGTACTTCGTGGAGGAACACGCCAGCAGCCTGACCACCGAAGAACGCGCCATGATCCAACGGGTCCTGGATCTGCAAAACCGCCGGGTACGGCAACTGGCCATTCCCCTCAGCGAGGCCGTCACCACCGAGGCGCAGGTCCCCTTGCGCGAAGCGTTGCATCAGTGTCGCGAGCATGGCGTGTCCCGGTTGCCGGTCTGGCAGGGGGAGGGGCAGGCGCGCCGTGTGGCCGGTATCTTGAGTTTGCGGGCGGTGTTGTACCGCTCCGATCTCAACCCGGATAAACCGGTGAAGGATTACCTGCGCCCGGCCATGTATCTGGATGAGGACCTTTCCCTGGAGGCCGCGCTGGGCCGCATGCAACGCGCCGGCGAGCGCGTGGCCATTGTGCTGGACGCCCGGCAGCGGGAGGTGGGCGTGATTTTCCTGCAGGATATTCTGCGCGCCATTTTTGGCGAGGTGCAATTGTAA
- a CDS encoding hemolysin family protein, whose translation MPGVETIFDYGWRILAVLVLVFLNGFFVAAEFALVKVRDTQLDALIKRGQRRALSVRQVIRRLDASLSACQLGITLTSLGLGWIGEPVFTRLLMPLLDFFNVTEHWRHWISFMVGFTAITFLHITAGEQAPKWLAIQKPLPVSLWVAGPLQWFHRLSYPFIWALNHASQWMLRQAGLQPVAEGDQAHSDEELRLLLATGHRRVDFSREIVLNAFDLKRRVAREVMRPRQQIVTLDIHATIAECLEVVEKTRYSRFPLCEDGEVDKTLGVLHIKDLYAARKLAATGKDLLKFARKMLYVPPTARLEGLLHTFLERKCHMALVVDEYGGVLGLITLENILEELVGQIQDEYDQEKPLVLQKAENVWVVDGALPLHELSELAGEPLTGEGIATASGWITQRLGGFPQAGDSITLSQCEITVTQMDGMRVAAFQLIRRPPSSPEESSPA comes from the coding sequence ATGCCCGGCGTTGAAACCATTTTCGATTACGGCTGGCGCATCCTGGCGGTGCTGGTGCTGGTGTTTCTTAATGGCTTTTTCGTGGCGGCGGAGTTTGCGCTGGTCAAGGTCAGGGATACCCAACTGGATGCCTTGATCAAACGTGGCCAGCGGCGCGCCTTGAGCGTGCGGCAGGTGATCAGACGGCTGGACGCCTCCCTGAGCGCGTGTCAACTGGGCATCACCCTGACCTCCCTGGGGCTGGGATGGATTGGGGAGCCGGTATTCACGCGGTTGTTGATGCCGCTGCTGGATTTTTTCAACGTCACTGAACACTGGCGGCACTGGATCAGCTTCATGGTGGGATTTACCGCCATCACCTTTTTGCACATCACCGCCGGCGAACAGGCGCCCAAATGGCTGGCCATCCAAAAGCCCCTGCCGGTTTCCTTATGGGTGGCCGGGCCGTTGCAATGGTTTCACCGCCTGTCCTATCCCTTCATTTGGGCGCTCAATCATGCCTCCCAATGGATGCTGCGTCAGGCCGGATTGCAGCCGGTGGCGGAGGGCGATCAGGCCCATTCGGATGAAGAGCTGCGGCTGCTGCTCGCCACCGGCCATCGGCGGGTGGATTTCAGCCGGGAGATTGTGCTGAACGCCTTTGATCTCAAACGCCGCGTGGCCCGTGAGGTGATGCGGCCGCGCCAGCAAATTGTGACGCTGGACATCCATGCCACCATTGCCGAGTGTCTGGAGGTGGTGGAAAAAACGCGTTATTCGCGTTTCCCCCTGTGTGAGGACGGCGAGGTGGACAAAACGCTGGGCGTTTTGCACATCAAGGACCTTTACGCAGCACGCAAACTCGCCGCTACCGGCAAGGACCTGCTGAAGTTCGCGCGTAAAATGCTTTACGTGCCACCCACGGCGCGGTTGGAAGGGTTGTTGCACACTTTTTTGGAGCGAAAATGTCACATGGCACTGGTGGTGGATGAATACGGGGGCGTGCTGGGGCTGATCACGCTGGAGAATATCTTGGAAGAGCTGGTAGGCCAGATTCAGGATGAGTACGACCAGGAAAAACCACTGGTCTTGCAAAAGGCGGAAAATGTCTGGGTGGTGGATGGCGCCCTGCCGTTGCATGAGCTCTCTGAACTGGCTGGCGAGCCGCTCACCGGCGAAGGCATTGCCACCGCCAGCGGCTGGATCACACAGCGACTGGGGGGATTTCCCCAAGCCGGCGATTCCATCACCCTTTCGCAGTGCGAAATTACCGTGACCCAGATGGACGGCATGCGCGTGGCGGCCTTTCAGCTCATACGCCGTCCACCGTCCTCCCCGGAAGAGTCTTCCCCGGCTTGA
- a CDS encoding DUF1080 domain-containing protein, whose translation MKHTTLQRHFWALSIILGLTAYSTQAASGQWVNLFNGKDLTGWIPVHDVKPEVVEGNLQIHKGMGWLRLEKQYKDFILEFEWRAYEEDYDSGIYMRAPLDGKPWPDAGFQVNLRYNALGALVKNRKTIVPAETPKLPINKWHKMRIEVRGNKAKLFINDEPNWETDLIDRPEGYIGIQIEDKKFDFRNIRIMEL comes from the coding sequence ATGAAACACACCACGTTGCAACGGCATTTTTGGGCGTTAAGCATTATCCTGGGGCTTACCGCGTACAGCACCCAGGCGGCCAGCGGCCAATGGGTCAATCTCTTCAATGGCAAGGATTTGACGGGATGGATTCCCGTGCATGACGTCAAACCGGAAGTGGTGGAGGGCAACCTGCAAATTCACAAGGGCATGGGCTGGCTGCGCCTGGAAAAGCAGTACAAGGATTTCATCCTGGAGTTTGAGTGGCGCGCTTATGAGGAAGACTACGACAGCGGCATTTACATGCGCGCGCCGCTGGACGGCAAGCCGTGGCCGGATGCCGGTTTCCAGGTCAACTTGCGTTACAATGCCCTGGGCGCCCTGGTCAAAAACCGCAAAACCATCGTTCCCGCCGAAACCCCTAAGCTGCCCATCAATAAATGGCACAAGATGCGCATCGAGGTGCGCGGCAACAAGGCCAAACTGTTCATCAATGACGAGCCCAACTGGGAAACGGATCTGATTGACCGCCCCGAAGGCTACATCGGCATCCAGATTGAGGACAAGAAGTTCGATTTCCGCAACATCCGCATCATGGAGCTTTAA
- a CDS encoding YkgJ family cysteine cluster protein has product MGIFWECQRCAACCQWPGEVKVSEEEIRAMAAFLSLTEAAFIGQFTRLRQDRRGLALTEEAGGACVFLKGKDCVVHPVKPRQCRDFPNGWQAGPELMRRCQAKPVWQGAPPITAAPTAGPLKAP; this is encoded by the coding sequence ATGGGCATTTTTTGGGAATGCCAGCGATGCGCCGCCTGCTGCCAATGGCCGGGCGAGGTCAAAGTGTCGGAGGAGGAAATCCGTGCCATGGCGGCCTTTTTATCCCTCACCGAGGCGGCGTTCATCGGGCAGTTCACCCGCCTGCGCCAGGACCGCCGCGGCCTGGCCCTGACGGAGGAGGCGGGCGGAGCGTGTGTTTTCTTGAAAGGCAAGGATTGCGTGGTCCACCCGGTAAAGCCCCGTCAATGCCGCGATTTCCCCAACGGCTGGCAGGCAGGACCGGAGTTGATGCGGCGTTGTCAGGCCAAACCGGTCTGGCAGGGCGCCCCGCCCATCACCGCCGCCCCCACGGCAGGCCCCCTTAAAGCTCCATGA
- a CDS encoding LamG domain-containing protein, producing the protein MSIPGCVAFWDFVKRETNGQGRFIAHVPPGATNHFPLDAANYVKEFWGQGREATYADFPLLGRGPFGNAIRIVKETDPNFRPFLFVPRARLHDSSLDIKGPGKSVSVVVWAIRESGNHALAGIWHEGTDLKQPETATIQKVQRGQRQYGLFAGLNVEGSACGHVSENGASSFRNKYALHKCNSAERSPAVPGDSPPDVLDAAWQCFAMTFDNEKNEITGWLNGRAGDRWLENPKKDRLLVSAYEAYLQGHYARTPEKEPEEDSTFPKDQYYNPPEDTPVWVKILSETPEERIELREYRYTRVQVTLRRAAGGLWQETQRDLTALRLNPWWFPHDIYTPKNDGSGGPFTIGRVIHSSRGVGFTGWIGGVAVFNRALTEAELQRLAALRAPIPLPAGWK; encoded by the coding sequence ATGAGCATCCCCGGCTGCGTCGCGTTCTGGGATTTTGTGAAGCGCGAAACCAACGGCCAGGGACGGTTTATCGCTCACGTGCCCCCCGGCGCCACCAACCATTTCCCCCTGGATGCCGCCAACTACGTCAAAGAGTTTTGGGGCCAGGGACGCGAGGCCACTTATGCTGACTTTCCCCTTCTGGGCCGCGGCCCCTTTGGCAACGCCATTCGCATCGTCAAAGAAACAGACCCGAATTTCCGGCCGTTTCTTTTTGTGCCACGCGCACGCCTCCATGATTCGTCCCTGGACATCAAAGGTCCCGGTAAATCCGTCAGCGTGGTGGTGTGGGCGATTCGGGAAAGCGGCAATCATGCGCTGGCCGGTATCTGGCATGAAGGCACAGACCTCAAACAGCCGGAAACAGCCACCATCCAAAAAGTGCAGCGAGGCCAGCGCCAATACGGCCTTTTCGCCGGCTTGAACGTGGAGGGCAGCGCCTGCGGTCATGTCTCCGAAAACGGCGCCAGCTCATTTCGCAATAAATACGCGCTGCACAAGTGCAACTCGGCCGAGCGCTCACCGGCTGTGCCCGGTGATTCTCCCCCGGATGTTCTGGACGCCGCCTGGCAGTGTTTTGCCATGACCTTTGACAACGAGAAAAATGAAATCACTGGATGGTTGAATGGCAGGGCCGGCGACCGCTGGCTGGAAAATCCGAAAAAGGACCGTCTGCTCGTTTCCGCCTACGAGGCCTACCTGCAGGGACATTACGCCCGCACCCCGGAAAAGGAACCGGAAGAAGACTCCACCTTCCCCAAAGACCAATACTACAACCCGCCCGAAGACACGCCGGTCTGGGTGAAGATTTTGTCTGAAACGCCGGAGGAACGCATCGAGCTGCGCGAATACCGTTACACCCGGGTGCAGGTGACCCTGCGCCGGGCCGCGGGGGGGCTTTGGCAGGAAACCCAACGCGATCTGACCGCTCTGCGCCTGAATCCGTGGTGGTTTCCGCATGACATTTACACCCCCAAAAACGACGGCAGCGGCGGCCCCTTCACCATTGGGCGGGTCATCCACAGCTCGCGCGGCGTGGGCTTTACGGGATGGATTGGCGGCGTGGCCGTGTTCAACCGGGCCTTGACCGAAGCCGAGTTGCAACGGCTGGCGGCCCTGCGCGCGCCGATCCCGTTGCCGGCGGGGTGGAAATGA
- a CDS encoding right-handed parallel beta-helix repeat-containing protein, with amino-acid sequence MRLHRCAKGFAFLISITTMFVCSAFAAGPVATVSALMEAVQKAQAGDTIQIAAGTFALEAPLELKSGVTLKGAGRESTVLTHVASWKPSTKTLPDPEMTNVGLDTTAYLIRLRDKATNITLSDLTLRGPQLHGAIYGWDNQHIHLHHLRIQDTLWSGIRTFLLRHSRIHDCEFIDAGGRWNRGEPGIKGGITGGGIFAVWMADNEIAHNRFLRTQMGSADEYYGVKVRQARRCRIHHNTIEVNFSLEFPFENDEDVEIDHNVCHGTISIPKYAGGPVPASGRTFYIHHNWMRDSYSIEFVRNGVEISHNLFDFDPQKDHGNLISAFGQVAAKGPALFHNNLISNPGRGVIWMNEPYARLEVRNNHIIARTTTTPRKEGLFGFNPESDFKTIVIRDNLIECIGQPRPLLRNEPSYGAVIENNRLINVSDAPRLANPQTGKIQGLEKPLQFECGVHGEYLVNGWDVRKATPPPRQ; translated from the coding sequence ATGCGCTTGCACCGATGCGCCAAAGGCTTCGCGTTTTTGATTTCTATTACAACGATGTTCGTCTGCTCCGCCTTCGCAGCAGGCCCGGTGGCAACGGTCTCCGCCCTGATGGAGGCGGTGCAAAAGGCCCAAGCCGGGGACACGATTCAGATTGCGGCCGGCACGTTTGCCTTGGAAGCGCCGCTCGAGCTGAAATCAGGCGTAACGCTTAAAGGAGCCGGACGGGAAAGCACGGTGCTTACTCATGTCGCTTCCTGGAAACCGTCCACCAAGACCCTGCCCGATCCGGAGATGACCAATGTCGGTCTGGACACCACGGCCTATCTGATCCGTCTGCGGGACAAAGCCACCAACATCACCCTCTCCGATCTGACCCTCCGCGGCCCGCAGTTGCACGGGGCCATCTATGGCTGGGACAACCAGCACATCCACCTTCACCATCTGCGCATTCAGGACACGCTTTGGTCGGGCATCCGCACGTTCCTGTTGCGTCATTCCAGGATTCACGATTGCGAGTTCATTGACGCCGGCGGACGTTGGAACCGCGGCGAGCCGGGCATCAAGGGCGGCATCACGGGGGGCGGAATATTTGCGGTCTGGATGGCCGACAACGAAATCGCTCACAATCGTTTTCTCCGCACCCAGATGGGCAGCGCCGATGAATATTACGGCGTCAAAGTCCGGCAGGCCAGGCGCTGCCGCATCCATCACAACACCATCGAGGTCAATTTTTCCCTGGAGTTTCCGTTTGAAAACGATGAAGACGTGGAAATTGACCACAATGTCTGCCACGGCACCATTTCCATTCCCAAATATGCCGGCGGGCCGGTGCCAGCCAGCGGACGCACCTTCTACATTCATCACAACTGGATGCGCGACAGCTATTCCATCGAATTTGTGCGCAACGGGGTGGAAATCAGCCACAACCTCTTCGATTTCGATCCTCAAAAGGACCACGGCAACCTCATCTCCGCTTTTGGCCAAGTTGCCGCCAAAGGCCCGGCGCTCTTTCACAACAACTTGATCAGCAACCCCGGGCGGGGCGTGATCTGGATGAACGAGCCTTATGCCCGGCTCGAAGTCCGCAACAACCATATCATTGCTCGCACCACTACCACCCCGCGCAAGGAGGGCTTGTTTGGCTTCAATCCAGAGTCCGACTTCAAAACCATCGTTATTCGCGACAACCTCATCGAGTGCATCGGCCAGCCCCGCCCGCTGCTGCGCAACGAGCCCAGTTATGGCGCCGTGATCGAGAACAACCGCCTGATCAACGTGTCCGATGCCCCCCGCCTTGCCAATCCCCAGACGGGAAAAATCCAAGGTTTGGAAAAACCGCTGCAATTTGAATGCGGCGTCCATGGCGAATATCTCGTCAACGGCTGGGACGTGCGCAAGGCCACCCCCCCACCGCGCCAATAA